From the Roseateles sp. XES5 genome, one window contains:
- the rpmA gene encoding 50S ribosomal protein L27, with product MAHKKAGGSSRNGRDSQSKRLGVKKFGGEAVLAGNIIVRQRGTQWHPGANVGIGKDHTIFALTAGNVNFRTKANGRVYVSVAMKAEAAE from the coding sequence ATGGCACACAAAAAAGCTGGCGGCTCCTCGCGCAACGGTCGCGATTCCCAGTCCAAGCGCCTCGGCGTGAAGAAGTTCGGCGGCGAAGCCGTCCTCGCCGGTAACATTATCGTCCGCCAGCGCGGCACGCAGTGGCATCCCGGTGCCAATGTCGGCATCGGCAAGGATCACACGATCTTCGCCCTTACAGCTGGCAATGTGAATTTCCGTACGAAGGCCAACGGTCGCGTTTACGTGTCTGTCGCCATGAAAGCGGAAGCAGCGGAATAA
- a CDS encoding GNAT family N-acetyltransferase produces MRAPHEDDIDALAHLANNANIANMVARMPHPYTVADAADFVRRTRAGAIGKCVYAITKADNGAFLGCCGIEPHEDGRTVELGYWLGEPYWNDGYATEAAHALIDMVFRTRDIEQIDARCRVMNIPSRRVIQKCGFQFQATGMVQSLAVGGMVPVEWYRLDRKTWVSLKSWGGMR; encoded by the coding sequence ATGAGAGCCCCGCACGAAGACGACATCGACGCCCTTGCCCATCTCGCCAACAACGCCAACATCGCCAACATGGTCGCCCGCATGCCCCACCCCTACACGGTGGCCGATGCCGCCGATTTCGTGCGACGCACACGCGCCGGCGCGATTGGCAAGTGCGTCTATGCGATTACGAAAGCTGACAACGGTGCGTTCCTCGGCTGCTGCGGCATCGAACCGCATGAAGACGGGCGGACGGTGGAACTCGGCTACTGGCTGGGCGAACCCTACTGGAACGACGGCTATGCCACCGAGGCGGCCCACGCGCTGATCGACATGGTCTTCCGCACCCGCGACATCGAGCAGATCGATGCGCGCTGCCGGGTCATGAACATTCCCTCGCGGCGGGTCATCCAGAAGTGCGGCTTCCAGTTCCAGGCGACCGGCATGGTGCAGAGCCTCGCCGTCGGCGGCATGGTGCCCGTCGAATGGTACAGGCTCGACCGCAAGACCTGGGTCTCGCTGAAGAGCTGGGGAGGCATGCGATGA